The Candidatus Phaeomarinobacter ectocarpi genome includes a region encoding these proteins:
- a CDS encoding TIGR04283 family arsenosugar biosynthesis glycosyltransferase produces MLSVVIPTLNAEKSLTRVLAALIRPTVRGLIKDVVIVDGGSTDGTERIAETSGAKFVSAPKGRGTQLAAGAQAARGEWLLFLHADTVLQPGWEEEVETLLERLEKRGEKGLDFAAVFKFALDDFSLWARMLEGIVSWRCRLFGLPYGDQGLMVSRRLYDQLGGYRPLQIMEDVDLVRRIGRRRLVFLRSPAVTSPEHYLNDGYIARSSRNALCLMLYYLGVNPDRIARVYSRR; encoded by the coding sequence ATGCTGAGCGTCGTGATTCCAACTTTGAACGCTGAAAAGTCACTCACCCGGGTGCTGGCGGCGCTGATCCGCCCGACCGTCCGTGGGCTGATCAAGGACGTGGTCATTGTCGATGGCGGCTCTACAGATGGCACCGAACGCATTGCTGAAACATCGGGTGCGAAATTCGTGAGCGCGCCCAAAGGCCGGGGCACCCAGCTGGCGGCCGGGGCGCAGGCGGCGCGCGGCGAGTGGCTGTTGTTCCTCCACGCTGACACGGTGCTGCAGCCCGGCTGGGAAGAAGAAGTGGAAACACTTCTTGAGCGGCTGGAAAAGCGAGGCGAAAAAGGCCTCGATTTCGCAGCCGTCTTCAAATTTGCATTGGACGACTTTTCTCTGTGGGCGCGCATGCTCGAAGGTATTGTCTCGTGGCGCTGCCGCCTCTTTGGTCTGCCTTATGGCGACCAGGGCCTGATGGTCTCTCGCAGACTGTATGACCAGCTCGGCGGCTATCGCCCCTTGCAGATCATGGAAGACGTTGACCTGGTCCGCCGCATTGGCCGCCGCCGTCTTGTTTTCCTGCGGTCACCCGCCGTCACCAGCCCCGAGCACTATTTGAATGACGGCTATATCGCCCGCTCATCCAGAAACGCTCTATGCCTGATGCTTTACTATTTGGGCGTAAACCCCGACCGCATCGCCCGCGTCTACTCGCGGCGCTAG
- a CDS encoding TIGR04282 family arsenosugar biosynthesis glycosyltransferase — protein sequence MQNTLAIMAKAPAMGRVKTRLAKDVGPVEATRFYRVALARLIRRLAADPRWQTVVAASPDMQALPDQRWLQNADAVVPQGEGDLGARMQRVFDTAPKGPVVIIGSDIPDISARHIAQAFKALGNNDAVMGPSVDGGYWLIGQKRMPKVLMPFENVEWSSGRECDQTVANFATARVSMLNELSDVDSGADLAQWRGRCG from the coding sequence ATGCAAAACACCCTCGCCATCATGGCCAAAGCACCTGCCATGGGCCGGGTTAAGACACGCCTGGCAAAGGATGTTGGTCCGGTTGAAGCGACGCGTTTCTATCGTGTGGCCCTCGCCCGCTTGATCCGCAGGCTAGCAGCCGACCCACGCTGGCAAACCGTCGTTGCAGCAAGCCCTGATATGCAGGCGCTCCCAGATCAACGATGGCTGCAAAACGCAGATGCGGTCGTGCCGCAGGGTGAAGGTGACCTTGGCGCGCGCATGCAGCGCGTCTTTGATACGGCTCCCAAAGGGCCGGTGGTCATCATCGGCAGCGACATCCCCGACATCTCTGCTCGTCACATAGCGCAGGCGTTCAAGGCCCTCGGCAACAATGATGCCGTCATGGGCCCGTCCGTAGACGGAGGGTATTGGCTCATTGGCCAGAAGCGCATGCCGAAAGTGCTGATGCCGTTTGAGAATGTGGAATGGTCAAGCGGTCGCGAATGCGATCAGACAGTTGCTAATTTTGCCACGGCCCGCGTGTCGATGCTCAATGAGTTGTCTGATGTGGACAGCGGTGCAGACTTAGCCCAGTGGCGTGGGCGCTGCGGCTAG